In Luteolibacter arcticus, a genomic segment contains:
- a CDS encoding metal ABC transporter permease: MISDLLTPLHYDYMLRAIWVSALIGGVCGFLSSFVTMKGWSLMGDALSHAVVPGVVLAYMAGLPFALGAFVAGLLAAGTMAFVKTQSRIREDATMGVVFTTYFALGLLLISLFPARVDLKTIIFGNILGISDPDILQVIGISVVALVVLGLKWRDLMLFCFDPNQARTLGLPVRRLHLLLLALLSAVTVAALQAVGAVLVVAMLITPGATAFLLTDRFGRMMGLSSLMGAATSLVGAYASYFFNGATGGCIVTLQTLVFLVVFIFAPKHGLLASKRRAQLTTPPLDGSV, encoded by the coding sequence GTGATCTCCGATCTCCTCACCCCCCTCCACTACGACTACATGCTGCGCGCCATCTGGGTGAGCGCGCTGATCGGCGGGGTGTGCGGGTTTCTCTCGTCCTTCGTCACAATGAAGGGCTGGTCGCTGATGGGCGATGCACTATCCCACGCGGTCGTCCCGGGAGTGGTGCTGGCCTACATGGCCGGCCTTCCTTTTGCGCTGGGTGCCTTCGTCGCGGGACTGCTGGCGGCGGGCACGATGGCCTTCGTGAAGACCCAGAGCCGCATCCGCGAGGACGCGACGATGGGGGTCGTCTTCACGACCTATTTCGCGCTGGGCCTGCTGCTGATCTCGCTCTTCCCGGCGCGGGTCGATCTGAAGACGATCATCTTCGGCAATATCCTCGGCATTTCCGATCCAGACATCCTGCAGGTCATTGGCATCAGCGTGGTCGCGCTCGTGGTGCTGGGATTGAAATGGCGGGATCTCATGCTTTTCTGCTTCGATCCGAATCAGGCGCGGACCCTCGGACTGCCGGTGCGACGATTGCATCTGCTGCTCTTGGCGTTGCTGTCCGCCGTCACCGTTGCCGCGCTGCAAGCCGTCGGCGCCGTGCTGGTGGTGGCGATGCTCATCACACCCGGTGCCACCGCTTTCCTGCTTACCGATCGCTTCGGGAGAATGATGGGGCTTTCCTCGCTGATGGGAGCCGCCACGTCCCTGGTCGGCGCCTACGCCAGCTACTTCTTCAATGGGGCGACCGGCGGCTGCATCGTGACCTTGCAGACCCTGGTTTTCCTCGTCGTCTTCATCTTCGCGCCGAAACACGGGCTGCTCGCCTCCAAGCGCCGCGCCCAACTAACCACCCCTCCGCTGGATGGATCTGTTTGA
- a CDS encoding ATP-binding cassette domain-containing protein translates to MTPLTLDVESVSVAYANGHRALHDASFHLKGGTICALVGVNGSGKSTLFKSIMGFIRPDRGAVRINGRPVRDALRENLVAYVPQAEEVDWQFPVNVTDVAMMGRYGAMNFLRIPRAADKAAVEDSLRRVTMWDFRDRQIGELSGGQKKRVFLARALAQGARIILLDEPFTGVDVKTEEAIITLLRELRETGCIILVSTHNLGSVPEFCDQVVLVNRTILAYGPTAEVFTEQNLTKAFGGVLRQFHFEESTIQDHDGRAVRVLTDDERPLIFGKDGHLEYKDRQGREDIVKQREEEGQ, encoded by the coding sequence ATGACCCCGCTGACCCTCGACGTGGAATCTGTTTCGGTGGCCTATGCAAACGGCCACCGGGCGCTCCACGACGCGAGCTTTCACCTGAAGGGCGGCACCATCTGCGCGCTGGTCGGGGTGAATGGCAGTGGGAAATCCACCCTTTTCAAGAGCATCATGGGCTTCATCCGGCCCGACCGCGGCGCGGTGCGGATCAATGGCCGGCCGGTCCGTGATGCCCTCCGTGAAAACCTCGTCGCCTACGTGCCGCAGGCCGAAGAGGTCGACTGGCAGTTCCCCGTCAATGTCACCGACGTGGCGATGATGGGCCGCTATGGCGCGATGAACTTCCTCCGCATTCCCCGCGCGGCGGACAAGGCCGCCGTGGAAGATAGCCTGCGCCGGGTGACGATGTGGGACTTCCGCGACCGTCAGATCGGCGAGCTGAGCGGCGGGCAGAAGAAGCGCGTCTTCCTCGCCCGCGCGTTGGCGCAGGGGGCGCGGATCATTCTGTTAGACGAGCCGTTCACCGGCGTCGACGTGAAGACCGAGGAAGCGATCATCACCCTGCTCCGCGAGCTACGGGAGACCGGCTGCATCATCCTCGTCTCGACCCACAACCTCGGCAGCGTGCCGGAATTTTGTGATCAGGTGGTCTTGGTCAACCGCACCATCCTGGCCTACGGACCGACCGCCGAAGTATTCACCGAACAAAATCTCACCAAGGCCTTCGGCGGTGTGCTGCGGCAATTCCACTTCGAGGAATCGACCATCCAGGACCACGACGGCCGCGCCGTCCGCGTGCTCACCGACGACGAGCGCCCGCTCATCTTCGGCAAGGACGGCCACCTCGAATACAAGGACCGCCAAGGCCGCGAAGACATCGTCAAACAGCGGGAGGAGGAGGGACAGTGA
- a CDS encoding metal ABC transporter substrate-binding protein, translating to MNTTRNQTQAVTAALVKRRAVLALALGAALFAGCKPATTASSGKKKVVTSFTIIADMAREVAGDAAEVESITKPGSEIHGYEPTPKDIVKAQSADLVLWNGMNLELWFEKFFQNVKDVPSAVLTEGVLPMGISEGPYTGKPNPHAWMSPANAAIYVENIRKALVKMDPVNESTYNANAAAYTAKIKALDEPVRQKLASIPEDQRWLVSSEGAFSYLCANYGLKQLYLWPINADAQGTPQQVQKVIDGVRSNKIPVVFSESTVSDKPARQVCKETGARYGGVLYVDSLTEADGPAPSYLKLLEANADTIVKGFHP from the coding sequence ATGAACACCACTCGAAACCAAACTCAGGCCGTGACCGCCGCCCTTGTGAAACGCCGTGCCGTGCTGGCCCTCGCCCTCGGAGCGGCCTTGTTCGCCGGCTGCAAACCGGCAACCACCGCCTCGTCGGGGAAGAAGAAGGTCGTCACCAGCTTCACGATCATCGCCGACATGGCCCGCGAGGTCGCCGGCGATGCTGCCGAGGTGGAGTCGATCACCAAGCCCGGCTCGGAAATCCACGGCTACGAACCGACGCCGAAGGATATCGTGAAGGCCCAGAGCGCCGATCTTGTCCTGTGGAACGGCATGAACCTCGAGCTATGGTTCGAGAAGTTTTTCCAGAACGTGAAGGACGTGCCGAGCGCGGTGCTTACCGAGGGCGTCCTCCCCATGGGAATCAGCGAGGGCCCCTATACCGGCAAGCCCAACCCCCACGCGTGGATGTCCCCGGCCAATGCCGCCATCTACGTGGAGAACATCCGCAAGGCGCTGGTGAAAATGGATCCGGTCAATGAGTCGACCTACAACGCCAATGCCGCGGCCTACACGGCGAAGATCAAGGCGCTCGACGAACCGGTGCGGCAGAAGCTTGCCAGCATCCCGGAGGACCAGCGCTGGCTGGTCAGCAGCGAGGGCGCCTTCTCCTACCTCTGCGCGAACTACGGCCTGAAGCAGCTCTACCTGTGGCCGATCAATGCCGATGCCCAAGGCACCCCGCAGCAGGTGCAGAAGGTCATCGACGGCGTCCGCTCGAACAAGATCCCGGTGGTCTTTTCCGAAAGCACGGTGAGCGACAAGCCGGCCCGCCAGGTGTGCAAGGAAACCGGCGCGCGCTACGGCGGCGTGCTGTATGTCGATTCGCTGACCGAGGCCGATGGCCCTGCTCCGAGCTACTTGAAGTTGCTGGAGGCGAATGCCGACACGATCGTCAAAGGCTTTCACCCATGA
- a CDS encoding transporter — translation MTNSPARLLLLSACCTSLFGQELRPLSTDRPDTTESPYTVDAGHFQFEMEALTWQRDGEDDSVSLGEVNAKVGLNACTDLQVVIPFYTHEDSGAEGFGDIEVRLKRNIWGNDVGSTALAVMPYLKLPTANSDLGNGKLEGGVIIPLAFDGPGEWNCAVMTQLDFAVDGDDSGYHAVSLNSATASHAITDELAAFFELVGIFSADSDDHTEAYFNTGWTYALDNTTQLDGGVRLGLTDASADVTPFLGLSKKF, via the coding sequence ATGACTAACTCCCCCGCCCGCTTGTTGCTGCTTTCCGCCTGTTGCACTTCGCTCTTCGGACAGGAACTCCGCCCTCTGAGCACCGATCGCCCCGACACCACCGAAAGCCCCTACACCGTCGATGCCGGGCATTTCCAATTCGAGATGGAAGCCCTCACTTGGCAACGCGACGGCGAAGACGACAGCGTTTCGCTCGGCGAAGTGAACGCGAAGGTTGGACTCAATGCCTGCACCGACCTGCAAGTGGTGATCCCCTTCTACACCCACGAAGACAGCGGCGCGGAAGGCTTCGGCGACATCGAAGTCCGCCTGAAGCGCAATATCTGGGGCAACGACGTGGGCTCCACCGCGCTGGCCGTGATGCCCTACCTCAAGCTGCCGACCGCCAACAGCGACCTCGGCAACGGCAAGCTGGAAGGCGGCGTCATCATTCCCCTCGCCTTCGACGGCCCGGGCGAATGGAACTGTGCAGTGATGACCCAGCTCGACTTCGCCGTGGACGGCGACGACAGCGGCTACCATGCGGTCTCGCTGAACTCGGCGACCGCCAGCCATGCGATCACCGACGAGTTGGCCGCGTTCTTCGAGTTGGTCGGCATTTTCAGCGCCGACTCCGATGACCACACCGAGGCCTATTTCAACACCGGCTGGACCTATGCTCTCGACAATACCACCCAGCTCGACGGCGGCGTCCGGCTTGGCCTGACCGATGCTTCGGCCGACGTGACCCCGTTCCTCGGCCTGAGCAAAAAGTTTTAA
- a CDS encoding HAD family hydrolase, which translates to MTFLFDIGKVLLDFHFEPSLATLLPPGTDNGHERLSVLLEKKDDFEGGRISVADYVPWAIERLGSPVNEADFLHAWRNIFTPNKAMWQVVESLAAGGHQLILFSNTNGIHCPWIFETYEVFRHFGGAVLSYETGSIKPEPEIYHHAITAHGLKPAETRYIDDLPANIETGKKLGFRSWQYDLNDHPAFERWLAAELMHG; encoded by the coding sequence ATGACCTTTCTCTTCGACATCGGCAAGGTGCTCCTCGACTTCCATTTCGAGCCCTCGCTCGCCACGCTGCTGCCACCCGGAACGGACAATGGCCACGAGCGGCTGTCCGTCTTGTTGGAAAAGAAGGACGACTTCGAAGGCGGGCGCATCTCGGTGGCGGACTATGTCCCATGGGCCATCGAGCGGCTCGGCTCTCCTGTCAATGAGGCGGACTTCCTCCACGCCTGGCGGAACATCTTCACCCCGAACAAGGCGATGTGGCAGGTGGTCGAAAGCCTCGCGGCCGGCGGGCACCAGCTGATTTTGTTTTCGAATACCAACGGCATCCACTGCCCGTGGATCTTCGAGACCTACGAGGTCTTCCGCCACTTCGGCGGCGCGGTGCTTTCTTACGAAACCGGCTCGATCAAGCCGGAGCCGGAGATTTACCACCACGCCATCACCGCCCACGGCTTGAAGCCGGCAGAGACGCGCTACATCGATGACCTGCCGGCGAACATCGAGACTGGCAAGAAACTCGGCTTCCGGTCGTGGCAGTACGACTTGAACGATCACCCCGCCTTCGAGCGCTGGCTGGCCGCAGAGCTGATGCACGGCTGA
- a CDS encoding methyltransferase, TIGR04325 family, with amino-acid sequence MIPPMVSRGLNLRPVKQVILRAGKSRRAGQVFQRLSGASGIFESIDEAREAVRRHRADTCGHLDGNLIGSNFTLSSTIRMSDYPVLFWLQEAIRTEKLSVFDFGGGVGQTYVNFSHLLPEDRLERWIVQDLPDVISQASTRFFLDGVPPRLVFTDRMAAGSTCNVALAAGALHYWEGSMSAFLDAMGTRPAHFMVNRSPMRARGKAFFTVQQGRDWAVPCQVRSVEQVTAEMEAEGYTLVDSWTDLEKSLNLPLFPDYSCPYRGLYYQRLEDS; translated from the coding sequence ATGATCCCCCCGATGGTTTCCCGAGGACTGAACCTTCGTCCCGTAAAACAAGTGATCCTCCGCGCCGGCAAGAGCCGGCGAGCAGGACAAGTATTCCAACGGCTCTCCGGAGCTTCTGGCATCTTCGAGTCGATTGACGAAGCGCGGGAAGCGGTCCGTCGCCATCGCGCGGACACCTGCGGGCACTTGGACGGCAATTTGATCGGCTCCAATTTCACGCTCTCCTCGACCATCCGGATGAGCGACTACCCGGTCCTCTTCTGGCTCCAGGAAGCCATCCGGACCGAGAAGCTCAGTGTCTTCGACTTCGGTGGCGGGGTCGGACAAACCTATGTGAACTTTTCACATCTCTTGCCGGAGGATCGTTTGGAACGCTGGATCGTCCAGGATCTACCGGATGTCATCTCCCAGGCCTCCACCAGATTCTTCCTCGATGGCGTGCCGCCGCGGCTCGTCTTTACCGACCGCATGGCCGCCGGATCGACGTGCAATGTCGCGCTCGCCGCCGGAGCGCTGCACTACTGGGAAGGATCGATGTCTGCCTTTCTCGACGCCATGGGAACCAGACCGGCGCACTTCATGGTCAATCGCAGCCCGATGCGAGCCCGCGGGAAGGCGTTCTTCACGGTCCAGCAAGGCCGCGATTGGGCGGTCCCCTGTCAGGTTCGGAGCGTTGAGCAAGTGACGGCCGAGATGGAAGCCGAAGGCTACACGCTGGTGGATAGCTGGACCGATCTGGAGAAGTCGCTCAACTTGCCGCTCTTTCCCGACTACTCGTGTCCCTATCGCGGCCTCTATTACCAGCGGCTGGAGGATTCTTGA
- a CDS encoding MGDG synthase family glycosyltransferase: MPARILICTAAFGEGHNSAARNLALALQEAGAEARVADPCLLGAPVSTRWLCHGYRFVTTRFPGLWYRVYLRTGDVDFSKQRMPLMRKPERKLGELVDTWQPDAVVATYPLYPYFLERLLEGNPRPPKIFTVVTDSIEINAAWLKCPTGEWLVSDAYTRDTMIRGGLPAERVIDTGFPVNPAFSRLTPLAADDACEPFRVLFFSTSRRLQVRRFAKAVLQASPRTQITIVLGKNVRHLWKRAKEIRDAFPGRVKIKGWTRKVPQLLNSHHLVIGKAGGATVHEAIAARCPMLVHHLVPGQEEGNLRLLESIGSGRLADTPETMRAAVTDLLADDAALWRSMKRKLALHGRNAGAIASARHILERCKGSAQG, translated from the coding sequence ATGCCAGCCCGGATCCTCATTTGCACTGCCGCCTTTGGCGAAGGCCACAACAGCGCCGCCCGCAATCTGGCGCTGGCGCTGCAGGAAGCCGGTGCCGAGGCGCGGGTCGCCGATCCCTGCCTGCTCGGCGCGCCGGTCAGCACCCGCTGGCTGTGCCATGGCTACCGCTTTGTCACCACCCGCTTTCCGGGGCTATGGTATCGCGTCTATCTCCGCACCGGGGATGTCGATTTTTCCAAACAGCGCATGCCGCTGATGCGCAAGCCGGAGCGCAAGCTCGGCGAACTGGTGGATACCTGGCAGCCGGACGCAGTGGTCGCCACCTACCCGCTCTACCCGTATTTCCTCGAGCGCCTGCTGGAAGGAAATCCCCGCCCCCCGAAGATCTTCACCGTCGTCACGGACTCCATCGAGATCAACGCCGCCTGGCTGAAGTGCCCGACCGGCGAGTGGCTGGTGTCGGACGCCTACACCCGCGACACGATGATCCGCGGCGGTCTGCCGGCCGAGCGGGTGATCGACACCGGCTTCCCGGTGAATCCCGCTTTTTCCCGGCTCACCCCGTTGGCCGCGGACGATGCCTGCGAGCCGTTTCGCGTGCTGTTTTTCAGCACCTCCCGCCGCCTTCAGGTCCGGCGCTTTGCCAAGGCCGTGCTCCAGGCCTCGCCGCGCACCCAGATCACCATCGTGCTGGGCAAGAACGTCCGCCACCTGTGGAAGAGGGCGAAGGAGATCCGCGACGCCTTCCCCGGCCGGGTAAAGATCAAGGGCTGGACGCGCAAGGTCCCGCAGCTCCTCAACAGCCACCACCTCGTCATCGGCAAGGCCGGTGGCGCGACGGTCCATGAAGCCATCGCCGCGCGCTGCCCGATGCTGGTGCATCACCTCGTCCCCGGCCAGGAAGAAGGCAACCTGCGCCTGCTGGAATCGATCGGCTCCGGCCGCCTCGCCGACACTCCGGAAACCATGCGTGCCGCCGTGACCGACCTGCTCGCCGATGACGCCGCCCTGTGGCGCTCGATGAAACGCAAGCTCGCCCTCCACGGCCGCAATGCCGGAGCCATCGCCTCGGCGCGACACATTCTGGAGCGATGCAAGGGCTCAGCCCAGGGATAA
- a CDS encoding DUF1206 domain-containing protein, translating into MSESDPKLRVVDDEAEKADDGVVRLKAAGTSFEQVQRLAPEKVAEAPERLESQPRDLFEGRSQEPGVEAILDKEEVVENVEQPWGMRDGRLAGMPYGWFVLIIVAVIAAGVWAVIQMSKGEAEVAQRLAEVREMKEDDAAEDRTARELVDRIERVVGEYLAADSVEKIVPLIRHPERVKPLIEAEWTVRPKRAMKFARLTTFQPATIPGGEFWIVRAESRDGEPQNLILEQLGDTGVRVDWETHVCHQPMEWGRYIADRPSSSAMDFRVWVTPDSYYSHEFSDAGRWRCYRITTKDSEEHLFGYALADSEVARELEDYLKSVPNGVATIIARLRFPAGSSSPRGVVIEKLVEPRWMYVTDPSKDSP; encoded by the coding sequence ATGTCCGAGTCCGATCCCAAGCTGCGCGTCGTCGATGACGAGGCCGAAAAGGCTGACGACGGGGTCGTGCGCTTGAAGGCGGCTGGCACGTCCTTCGAGCAAGTCCAGCGGCTCGCTCCCGAGAAGGTGGCCGAAGCGCCGGAACGCTTGGAATCCCAGCCCCGGGACCTCTTCGAGGGCCGCAGCCAGGAACCAGGCGTGGAGGCGATCCTCGACAAGGAAGAGGTCGTCGAAAACGTCGAACAGCCGTGGGGAATGCGCGATGGCCGGCTGGCGGGGATGCCTTACGGCTGGTTCGTTCTGATCATTGTCGCGGTGATCGCTGCGGGCGTATGGGCGGTGATCCAGATGAGCAAGGGCGAGGCCGAGGTCGCCCAACGGCTGGCCGAAGTGCGCGAAATGAAGGAGGACGACGCCGCCGAGGATCGCACTGCCCGGGAGCTGGTGGATCGGATCGAGCGGGTCGTCGGCGAGTATCTAGCGGCCGATTCGGTGGAAAAAATCGTGCCGTTGATTCGCCACCCGGAACGGGTAAAGCCCTTGATCGAGGCCGAGTGGACGGTCCGGCCGAAGCGGGCGATGAAATTTGCCCGGCTGACGACGTTCCAACCCGCGACCATTCCCGGCGGGGAGTTTTGGATCGTCCGCGCGGAAAGCCGCGATGGGGAGCCGCAAAACCTCATCCTGGAGCAACTGGGCGACACCGGCGTGCGGGTGGACTGGGAAACCCACGTCTGCCATCAGCCGATGGAGTGGGGGCGCTACATTGCCGATCGTCCTTCCAGCTCGGCCATGGACTTCCGCGTCTGGGTGACACCGGATTCCTACTACAGCCACGAATTTTCAGATGCCGGCCGCTGGCGTTGCTACCGGATCACGACGAAGGACTCCGAAGAACACCTGTTCGGCTACGCGCTGGCCGACAGCGAGGTTGCCCGTGAGTTGGAGGATTATTTGAAAAGCGTCCCCAATGGGGTGGCCACGATCATCGC